The Canis lupus dingo isolate Sandy chromosome 11, ASM325472v2, whole genome shotgun sequence genome includes a region encoding these proteins:
- the RACK1 gene encoding receptor of activated protein C kinase 1 isoform X1: MTEQMTLRGTLKGHNGWVTQIATTPQFPDMILSASRDKTIIMWKLTRDETNYGIPQRALRGHSHFVSDVVISSDGQFALSGSWDGTLRLWDLTTGTTTRRFVGHTKDVLSVAFSSDNRQIVSGSRDKTIKLWNTLGVCKYTVQDESHSEWVSCVRFSPNSSNPIIVSCGWDKLVKVWNLANCKLKTNHIGHTGYLNTVTVSPDGSLCASGGKDGQAMLWDLNEGKHLYTLDGGDIINALCFSPNRYWLCAATGPSIKIWDLEGKIIVDELKQEVISTSSKAEPPQCTSLAWSADGQTLFAGYTDNLVRVWQVTIGTR, from the exons ATGACTGAGCAGATGACACTTCGTGGCACCCTCAAGGGCCATAATGGCTGGGTGACTCAGATCGCCACCACTCCCCAATTCCCAGACATGATACTGTCTGCTTCTCGAG ATAAGACGATCATCATGTGGAAGCTGACTAGGGATGAGACTAACTATGGCATCCCACAGCGTGCTCTTCGGGGTCATTCCCACTTTGTTAGTGACGTGGTCATCTCCTCAGATGGCCAGTTTGCcctctcaggctcctgggatggaacccttcGTCTCTGGGATCTCACAAC GGGTACCACCACACGCAGATTTGTAGGACATACCAAGGATGTGCTGAGTGTGGCCTTCTCCTCCGACAACCGGCAAATTGTTTCTGGGTCGCGAGATAAAACTATCAAGCTATGGAATACCCTGGGTGTATGCAAGTACACCGTACAG GACGAGAGCCATTCAGAGTGGGTGTCTTGTGTCCGATTTTCACCTAATAGCAGCAATCCCATCATTGTCTCCTGTGGTTGGGACAAGTTGGTCAAG GTATGGAACCTGGCAAACTGCAAGCTGAAGACCAATCACATCGGCCACACGGGCTACTTGAACACCGTGACCGTCTCTCCGGATGgatctctctgtgcttctggaGGGAAG GATGGCCAAGCCATGCTGTGGGATCTCAATGAAGGCAAGCACCTTTATACACTTGATGGTGGAGACATCATCAATGCCCTATGCTTCAGTCCTAACCGATACTGGCTATGTGCTGCCACGGGCCCCAGCATCAAGATCTGG GACTTGGAAGGCAAGATCATTGTAGATGAACTAAAGCAAGAAGTTATCAGTACCAGCAGCAAGGCAGAGCCACCCCAGTGTACCTCTCTGGCCTGGTCTGCTGATGGCCAG ACTCTGTTTGCTGGCTACACCGACAACCTGGTGCGTGTGTGGCAGGTGACCATCGGCACCCGCTAG
- the RACK1 gene encoding receptor of activated protein C kinase 1 isoform X2 — protein MRLTMASHSVLFGVIPTLLVTWSSPQMASLPSQAPGMEPFVSGISQRKGTTTRRFVGHTKDVLSVAFSSDNRQIVSGSRDKTIKLWNTLGVCKYTVQDESHSEWVSCVRFSPNSSNPIIVSCGWDKLVKVWNLANCKLKTNHIGHTGYLNTVTVSPDGSLCASGGKDGQAMLWDLNEGKHLYTLDGGDIINALCFSPNRYWLCAATGPSIKIWDLEGKIIVDELKQEVISTSSKAEPPQCTSLAWSADGQTLFAGYTDNLVRVWQVTIGTR, from the exons ATGAGACTAACTATGGCATCCCACAGCGTGCTCTTCGGGGTCATTCCCACTTTGTTAGTGACGTGGTCATCTCCTCAGATGGCCAGTTTGCcctctcaggctcctgggatggaacccttcGTCTCTGGGATCTCACAACGCAA GGGTACCACCACACGCAGATTTGTAGGACATACCAAGGATGTGCTGAGTGTGGCCTTCTCCTCCGACAACCGGCAAATTGTTTCTGGGTCGCGAGATAAAACTATCAAGCTATGGAATACCCTGGGTGTATGCAAGTACACCGTACAG GACGAGAGCCATTCAGAGTGGGTGTCTTGTGTCCGATTTTCACCTAATAGCAGCAATCCCATCATTGTCTCCTGTGGTTGGGACAAGTTGGTCAAG GTATGGAACCTGGCAAACTGCAAGCTGAAGACCAATCACATCGGCCACACGGGCTACTTGAACACCGTGACCGTCTCTCCGGATGgatctctctgtgcttctggaGGGAAG GATGGCCAAGCCATGCTGTGGGATCTCAATGAAGGCAAGCACCTTTATACACTTGATGGTGGAGACATCATCAATGCCCTATGCTTCAGTCCTAACCGATACTGGCTATGTGCTGCCACGGGCCCCAGCATCAAGATCTGG GACTTGGAAGGCAAGATCATTGTAGATGAACTAAAGCAAGAAGTTATCAGTACCAGCAGCAAGGCAGAGCCACCCCAGTGTACCTCTCTGGCCTGGTCTGCTGATGGCCAG ACTCTGTTTGCTGGCTACACCGACAACCTGGTGCGTGTGTGGCAGGTGACCATCGGCACCCGCTAG